The following nucleotide sequence is from Pseudomonas sp. S09G 359.
CCAGGGCTACCAGGAATCGGACATCGATTTCTTTGAAGTCGGCGGCGCCTTTGAAATGCCCCTGCACGCCAAGCTGCTGGCCAAGACCGGCCGCTACGCCGGTATCGTTGCCGCTGCGCTGGTGGTGGACGGCGGCATCTACCGCCACGAATTCGTCGCCCAGTCGGTGGTCAGCGGCCTGATGCAAGTGCAGCTGGAAACTGAAGTGCCAGTGTTCTCGGTGTCCCTGACCCCGCACCACTTCCACGCCGGCAGCGAGCACCACGCGTTCTTCCACGATCACTTCGTGCACAAGGGCCAGGAAGCTGCGAAGACCTGCGCCGACACCCTGCACAAGGTCCGCGCGATCCGTCGCAGCGAGCCGCGTGCTGTAGCGGTCTAAGCAACACTGCAAAACCAATGTGGGAGGGGGCTTGCTCCCGATGGCGGTGCATCAGCTACAGGTGAGCTGGCTGACACACTGCTATCGGGGGCAAGCCCCCTCCCACATTTGGCCGAGTGAATCTCGGGATCTAGAGTCGGGCACACTCAATATCCCTGCTCGTGCTGTAGCGGCCTAAGCAACACCGCAAAACCAATGTGGGAGGGGGCTTGCCCCCGATGGCGGTGCATCAGCTACAGGTGAGCTGGCTGACACACTGCTATCGGGGGCAAGCCCCCTCCCACATTTGGATCCGGTTAAGCCTTGAGATCTAGGCCAACCCGGCATCCATAGTCGGCACACTCAATATCCCTGCTCGTGCTGTAGCGGCCTAAGCAACACTGCAAAATATATGTGGGAGGGGGCTTGCCCCCGATGGCGGTGCATCAGCTACAGGTGAGCTGGCTGACACACTGCTATCGGGGGCAAGCCCCCTCCCACATTTGGATCCGGTTAAGCCTTGAGATCTAGGCCAACCCGGCATCCATAGTCGGCACACTCAATATCCTTGCTCGTGCTGTAGCGGCCTAAGCAACACTGCAAAACCATTGTGGGAGGGGGCTTGCTCCCGATGGCGGTGCATCAGCTAAATATAAGCTGGCTGACACACTGCTATCGGGGGCAAGCCCCCTCCCACATTTGGCCGAGTGAATTTCGGGATCTAGGCCAACCCGGCGGCACACTCAATATCCCTGCTCGCGCTGTAGCGGCCCAAGCAACACTGCAAAACCAATGTGGGAGGGGGCTT
It contains:
- a CDS encoding 6,7-dimethyl-8-ribityllumazine synthase; the encoded protein is MQPTAIDSKSKNHHGERVAFIQACWHKDIVDQSRKGFLAEMIAQGYQESDIDFFEVGGAFEMPLHAKLLAKTGRYAGIVAAALVVDGGIYRHEFVAQSVVSGLMQVQLETEVPVFSVSLTPHHFHAGSEHHAFFHDHFVHKGQEAAKTCADTLHKVRAIRRSEPRAVAV